The genomic window CTGAAAAATCATTCTCTGAATCAAATATGAGCTCAAAGTCTTCAGTTATTCTTTCTCCTTTTGCTACTTTTTCTATAGCTTCAACCATTGGGAAAAGAATAGATTTTCCTATATCTATAGCCCTAATTTCTCTATCCTCTAAACACTCTCCAAATTCATAACTCATAAATCCTTCTCTAATTACCCTACTAAACATAAAATCTAAACCTAAATCAAAAAGGAAATAAAATGCTTCTTTTAAATCTTGACAATTGATAAAGTGTGTTGTATATTTTAATGGTTCAACAGACATATCAGGATCTTTTAAAACAACCCCTTCCCTTCTTTTATTATTTAATTCAATAATGATGTCTTTAATAACCTCATGAGCTTTATCTTTATCTACTATATCAATAGGTCTAACATGTGGAAGATTATAATTTTCACATAACTTCAATCTATCTTTTATTGGTAGTGATCTATTGTTCTCCCTTTCTTTAATATCAAAAATAAAGAATGCCAAATTTTCTACATCATTTTCAGCTTCTTCATAATAAAAGGGCACATATGGATTATTTTTTCCTATCATCTCCCCACATAACATATAATGTTCATATTCATCTAAGATTTCTAATTTTAGATATTTCTTAACCTTTTTTGTTGTAAATGGACATACATATCCACTTCTTGTTAATGCCAAAATTTCATCATCTATCTTAGCCACTCTAATGTTATATCCATTTAATTTTTCTTCTATAACAACTTTGTCTATAAAATGCTCTTTTATTGTTGGATAAAGTGTTAAAGCTCTATAAGTCTTTGGATAACCTCTAATAATATCTAACTGCTCATTTAATATTACCACTGTCCCCTTTTCTATGTTTTTAAAATTCTTCTTAAATAACAAATATCTGATATTTTTAAATTCATCCTCTCTAATAATTTTCTTTTTAAAAGCCTTATTTAAATCTTTTATTGAAATATTTAATTTTCTTGCAATATTTTCCAAGCTGTATGTTTTGACCATATTTTCACCATAAATATCATTAATGTTATAAACAACTAAGCTATTTATATATAATAAATATTTTAACTAATTTAATGTGGGATAATGAAAAGTAGGATAATTTTATTATTGGCCATACTCTTTCTCTGTGGCTGTGTTGCTAAGAAATATCCTGATGTGTTGTATCAAGAATATCATGTTGTTAAGGTAGAAAATTTAACTATAGGTAATCAAAAGACTGTAATTGTTTATCAGGTAAAATCTGAAATAAAGGAAAGAGCCAGCCCATATGATTTAGATGCTGATAGTAAAAGAGATATTGGGGCAATAGTATATTATGTTTTTAAAAATACGGATGCAGATGTTGTTCAAATAATTTGCTACT from Methanocaldococcus villosus KIN24-T80 includes these protein-coding regions:
- a CDS encoding RNA ligase, with product MVKTYSLENIARKLNISIKDLNKAFKKKIIREDEFKNIRYLLFKKNFKNIEKGTVVILNEQLDIIRGYPKTYRALTLYPTIKEHFIDKVVIEEKLNGYNIRVAKIDDEILALTRSGYVCPFTTKKVKKYLKLEILDEYEHYMLCGEMIGKNNPYVPFYYEEAENDVENLAFFIFDIKERENNRSLPIKDRLKLCENYNLPHVRPIDIVDKDKAHEVIKDIIIELNNKRREGVVLKDPDMSVEPLKYTTHFINCQDLKEAFYFLFDLGLDFMFSRVIREGFMSYEFGECLEDREIRAIDIGKSILFPMVEAIEKVAKGERITEDFELIFDSENDFSEFLDFMRKMKMIIKIKNIERKEDRLKVLIGKVYNKTSDKIKAYLEGALWE